In the genome of Nocardioides marmoribigeumensis, one region contains:
- a CDS encoding ferredoxin reductase family protein: MAVTHTPHPGRIVHRRARHPLGSRARRDAAVRTGAGVALWSGLLLVSYWWATGGGVGDVLASWAQALVSVGRLCGLVASVLLLVQVVLMARVPLLERAFGQDRLARDHRIIGFTSFNLMWLHIVAITWGYAGGSTPNVPAMLWRLVVDYPGMLLAAAGTVALVLVVVTSVKRARRRLRYESWHLLHLYAYLGAGLALPHQLWTGQQLATSPLRTLFWWTAWGAAAGSVLLWRVGLPLWRNARMGLRVAEVVPEGPGVASVHLTGRDLHRFDHEAGQFYTWRFLGRKGWTRANPYSLSAAPGPHHLRITVQDVGDGSRAAHDLRPGMRVLVEGPFGRLSERARTQPKVALIAAGVGMAPIRALAEGLAYGPGEAVVLQRYTDHPLYAAELDWLADKRGLRVLRLPGRRRGPHSWLGHGLGPVSDLDALRFWVPDIAERDVFLCGPGPWGDLVVRDLRAAGVPESQIHSETFSW, encoded by the coding sequence GTGGCGGTCACGCACACCCCCCACCCGGGCAGGATCGTCCACCGGAGGGCGCGGCACCCGCTGGGGAGCCGTGCGCGGCGCGACGCCGCCGTCCGCACGGGCGCGGGGGTCGCCCTGTGGTCGGGCCTGCTGCTGGTCTCCTACTGGTGGGCGACCGGCGGTGGGGTCGGCGACGTCCTCGCCTCCTGGGCCCAGGCTCTGGTGTCGGTCGGGCGGCTATGCGGTCTGGTCGCCAGCGTGCTGCTGCTGGTCCAGGTGGTCCTCATGGCCCGCGTGCCGCTGCTCGAGCGAGCCTTCGGCCAGGACCGGCTGGCACGCGACCACCGCATCATCGGGTTCACCTCGTTCAACCTCATGTGGCTGCACATCGTCGCGATCACGTGGGGGTACGCCGGCGGGTCGACGCCCAACGTGCCCGCGATGCTGTGGCGGCTGGTCGTCGACTACCCCGGCATGCTGCTCGCCGCCGCCGGGACGGTCGCCCTGGTCCTCGTCGTCGTCACCTCGGTGAAGCGGGCGCGTCGCCGGCTGCGCTACGAGTCGTGGCACCTGCTCCACCTCTACGCCTACCTCGGCGCGGGCCTCGCCCTCCCGCACCAGCTGTGGACCGGGCAGCAGCTGGCCACCTCGCCCCTGCGGACCCTGTTCTGGTGGACGGCCTGGGGCGCGGCCGCGGGCAGCGTCCTGCTCTGGCGCGTCGGGCTGCCGCTGTGGCGCAACGCCCGGATGGGCCTGCGCGTCGCCGAGGTCGTGCCCGAGGGCCCCGGGGTCGCCTCGGTCCACCTCACCGGCCGGGACCTGCACCGCTTCGACCACGAGGCCGGACAGTTCTACACCTGGCGGTTCCTGGGCCGGAAGGGCTGGACGCGGGCGAACCCCTACTCGCTGTCCGCCGCCCCCGGCCCGCACCACCTGCGGATCACGGTGCAGGACGTCGGCGACGGCAGCCGTGCCGCGCACGACCTGCGGCCGGGCATGCGGGTGCTCGTCGAGGGTCCCTTCGGCCGGCTCAGCGAGCGCGCGCGGACCCAGCCCAAGGTCGCGCTGATCGCCGCCGGCGTCGGGATGGCCCCGATCCGGGCGCTGGCCGAGGGGCTCGCCTACGGTCCGGGTGAGGCGGTCGTGCTGCAGCGCTACACCGACCACCCGCTCTACGCCGCCGAGCTCGACTGGCTCGCCGACAAGCGGGGGCTGCGTGTGCTCCGGCTCCCGGGCCGCCGGCGCGGACCGCACTCCTGGCTCGGCCACGGCCTGGGGCCGGTCAGCGACCTCGACGCACTGCGCTTCTGGGTCCCCGACATCGCCGAGCGCGACGTGTTCCTGTGCGGGCCCGGGCCCTGGGGCGACCTGGTGGTGCGCGACCTGCGCGCGGCCGGGGTGCCCGAGTCCCAGATCCACTCCGAGACGTTCAGCTGGTGA
- a CDS encoding FMN-binding protein has protein sequence MSTLSVLVLLLGYHTSTSSTMASTPTSAYRSGLEPGSPSASAGGASSGTSTGKRASSSAHAHPARTVNGDTVATQWGPVQVSLKVKGRQITEVSVPVYPSGSSTDSQINGYALPVLVRETLDQQSAQIDMVSGATVTSTGYVQSLQSALDRAGL, from the coding sequence ATGAGCACCCTGTCCGTCCTGGTCCTGCTGCTCGGCTACCACACCTCCACCTCCTCCACGATGGCCTCGACCCCGACGTCGGCCTACCGCTCGGGCCTGGAGCCAGGGAGCCCGAGCGCCTCGGCCGGCGGCGCCTCCTCGGGCACGTCCACCGGCAAGCGGGCCTCGTCGAGCGCGCACGCGCACCCGGCCAGGACCGTGAACGGTGACACCGTGGCGACCCAGTGGGGGCCCGTGCAGGTCTCGCTCAAGGTCAAGGGGAGGCAGATCACCGAGGTCTCGGTGCCGGTCTACCCGAGCGGCAGCTCCACGGACTCGCAGATCAACGGCTACGCCCTGCCCGTCCTGGTCCGGGAGACCCTGGACCAGCAGAGTGCCCAGATCGACATGGTGAGCGGCGCGACCGTCACCAGCACCGGCTACGTGCAGTCGCTGCAGAGCGCGCTCGACCGGGCCGGGCTGTGA
- a CDS encoding FAD:protein FMN transferase encodes MPISLALRGRHTTDAAADRAWEAVLASLRETDAVFSTYRPDSWVSRLGRDEVSVADCPPEVAEVLALGEAARAQSAGVFDVRRPGAGGVTVLDPSGVVKGWAVERAAEALRRVEDTDWCLSAGGDMVCHVARADGEPWQVGVEDPLDPRRVVARVPVRRGAVATSGTAHRGEHLVDARTGRPPRGVASVTVVGPDLTWADLDATSAYAQGTAALDWLRSREGRCGVVVWSDGRAEVFGAPGPPDVRGPKARQSVE; translated from the coding sequence ATGCCCATCTCGCTGGCGCTGCGCGGCCGCCACACCACCGACGCCGCAGCCGACCGCGCGTGGGAGGCCGTGCTCGCGTCGCTGCGCGAGACCGACGCGGTCTTCAGCACCTACCGGCCCGACTCGTGGGTCTCCCGGCTCGGTCGTGACGAGGTGAGCGTCGCCGACTGCCCGCCCGAGGTGGCCGAGGTGCTCGCCCTCGGCGAGGCCGCCCGGGCGCAGTCCGCCGGCGTCTTCGACGTACGACGGCCAGGGGCGGGGGGCGTGACCGTCCTGGACCCCAGCGGGGTCGTCAAGGGGTGGGCCGTGGAGCGGGCGGCCGAGGCACTGCGACGGGTCGAGGACACCGACTGGTGCCTCTCGGCCGGTGGCGACATGGTGTGCCACGTGGCGCGTGCCGATGGGGAGCCGTGGCAGGTCGGGGTGGAGGACCCGCTCGACCCTCGACGGGTGGTGGCCCGGGTGCCGGTGCGACGCGGGGCGGTGGCCACGTCCGGCACCGCCCATCGTGGTGAGCACCTGGTCGACGCGCGCACCGGACGGCCGCCCCGCGGCGTCGCCTCGGTGACGGTGGTCGGGCCCGACCTCACGTGGGCGGACCTGGACGCGACGTCCGCCTACGCCCAGGGCACGGCCGCCCTGGACTGGCTGCGCTCCCGGGAGGGGCGGTGCGGCGTCGTGGTGTGGTCCGACGGGCGCGCCGAGGTCTTCGGTGCCCCTGGTCCCCCGGACGTCCGGGGGCCCAAGGCGCGTCAGAGCGTGGAGTAG
- a CDS encoding glycoside hydrolase family 6 protein produces MSAAPRPLRGRLVARTLGACLPLVVLAGVAAPSTVPAAAPSGPAVSGRVTDVASTTVYGRWAANPRNPTNPLADRTWGVYMGNQEQAWQPYLRSTGDTRDLLAEIALRPKSKWFGAWIKPRDLASKVRSHIANAQAGDPDALVQLTTFAMKPWEHAACTSLPTTSQRAFYRRWTDAFAQGIGNAHVAVVLQADGPFALCAPRGSKVYSSLIAYSARKLGSLPNAAVYIDAGAGDWLRDDVKRAAQLLIPAGVQYVRGFALNATHYSPTEREVRFGGAVVRELYLRGIRGKRFIVNTSSNGKGFAGYTYRGTNFDNARVCETVLDSGCVTLGIPPTMDVANPLWGLSATARRKAASFCDAYMWFGRPWLYEQADPFDLDRAVKLVQTSPYSTL; encoded by the coding sequence ATGTCTGCTGCGCCGCGCCCCCTCCGCGGTCGCCTGGTCGCCCGCACGCTGGGCGCGTGCCTGCCGCTGGTCGTCCTGGCCGGCGTCGCCGCGCCCTCGACCGTGCCCGCTGCGGCACCCTCGGGCCCGGCCGTGTCGGGCCGGGTCACCGACGTGGCGTCCACGACCGTCTACGGCCGCTGGGCGGCCAACCCGCGGAACCCCACCAACCCGTTGGCGGACCGCACGTGGGGGGTCTACATGGGCAACCAGGAGCAGGCGTGGCAGCCCTACCTCAGGTCGACGGGGGACACCCGGGACCTGCTCGCCGAGATCGCGCTGCGTCCCAAGTCGAAGTGGTTCGGCGCGTGGATCAAGCCGCGTGACCTCGCCAGCAAGGTGCGCAGCCACATCGCCAACGCCCAGGCGGGCGACCCCGACGCCCTGGTCCAGCTCACCACCTTCGCGATGAAGCCGTGGGAGCACGCCGCGTGCACATCACTGCCCACGACCAGCCAGAGGGCGTTCTACCGGCGCTGGACCGACGCGTTCGCCCAGGGGATCGGCAACGCCCACGTGGCCGTTGTCCTCCAGGCGGACGGTCCCTTCGCGCTCTGCGCCCCCCGCGGCTCCAAGGTCTACTCGAGCCTGATCGCCTACTCGGCACGCAAGCTCGGCTCGCTGCCCAACGCGGCGGTCTACATCGACGCCGGCGCGGGCGACTGGCTGCGTGACGACGTCAAGCGTGCCGCGCAGCTGCTCATCCCCGCCGGGGTCCAGTACGTCCGGGGGTTCGCCCTCAACGCCACGCACTACAGCCCGACCGAGCGCGAGGTCCGCTTCGGTGGCGCCGTGGTGCGCGAGCTCTACCTCCGCGGCATCAGGGGCAAGCGGTTCATCGTCAACACCTCGTCCAACGGCAAGGGTTTCGCCGGCTACACCTACAGGGGCACGAACTTCGACAACGCCCGGGTGTGCGAGACCGTCCTCGACAGCGGCTGCGTGACCCTCGGCATCCCCCCGACGATGGACGTCGCCAACCCGCTGTGGGGGCTCTCGGCGACCGCACGCCGCAAGGCGGCGAGCTTCTGCGACGCCTACATGTGGTTCGGCCGGCCGTGGCTCTACGAGCAGGCCGACCCGTTCGACCTCGACCGTGCCGTCAAGCTCGTGCAGACCTCGCCCTACTCCACGCTCTGA
- a CDS encoding CAP domain-containing protein: protein MSKRRGSSALGALGALGALVAGFALLLSPFAVPQAQAAYSWEGASASALQDYANRLVTQVNKRRASHGLPALRMNTCVDGFSSSWATWLDTYDKFQHADLGRLMNRCSLVYAAENLAGWSGSVAPSNVVKLWMNSDGHRQNILSSRARRVGVTVVYDRSRRQYLAVMEFARL from the coding sequence ATGTCGAAGCGTCGTGGATCGTCCGCTCTGGGCGCGCTGGGCGCGCTGGGCGCGCTGGTCGCCGGGTTCGCCCTGCTGCTGTCGCCGTTCGCCGTGCCGCAGGCGCAGGCGGCGTACTCCTGGGAGGGCGCCAGCGCCTCCGCGCTGCAGGACTACGCCAACCGCCTGGTCACCCAGGTCAACAAGCGCCGCGCCTCCCACGGCCTGCCGGCGCTCAGGATGAACACCTGCGTGGACGGGTTCTCCAGCTCCTGGGCGACCTGGCTGGACACCTACGACAAGTTCCAGCACGCCGACCTGGGCAGGCTGATGAACCGCTGCAGCCTGGTCTACGCCGCCGAGAACCTCGCGGGCTGGTCGGGCAGCGTCGCCCCCAGCAACGTGGTCAAGCTCTGGATGAACAGCGACGGCCACCGGCAGAACATCCTGTCCAGCAGGGCCCGTCGGGTCGGCGTGACGGTCGTCTACGACAGGTCGCGCCGTCAGTACCTCGCGGTGATGGAGTTCGCCCGCCTCTGA
- a CDS encoding GuaB1 family IMP dehydrogenase-related protein: protein MRFLDETGLPAHDLTYDDVFMVPRRSSVASRYDVDLSSPDGTGLTVPIVAANMTAVSGRRMAETLARRGGMAIIPQDIPGPVVADVVSWVKQRHPVFETPIVLDPEHTVADALALIPKRSHRAAFVVVDGRPVGVVSEDDCIGVDRFTQVQTVMSATVSSLRDDVEPRAAFEQLERERRRLAPVVDADGRLVGVLTRTSALRATIYTPALDASGRLKVGAAIGVNGDVRAKAKEMLALGADCLVLDTAHGHQERMLEALAAVRELDPQVPVVAGNVVSAEGTRDLVQAGADIVKVGVGPGAMCTTRMMTGVGRPQFSSVLECARQAEELGAHVWADGGVRHPRDVALALAAGASAVMVGSWFAGTHESPGDLHEDAEGRRYKESFGMASARAVANRTTTESAFDRARKGLYEEGISSSRMYLAPGRPGVEDLLDQVCAGVRSSFTYAGARTVPEFTDRAVVGVQSASGFHEGRPLPAGW, encoded by the coding sequence GTGCGATTCCTGGACGAGACCGGACTGCCGGCCCACGACCTGACCTACGACGACGTGTTCATGGTGCCGCGGCGCTCGTCGGTCGCCTCCCGCTACGACGTGGACCTGTCGTCCCCCGACGGCACCGGTCTGACCGTGCCGATCGTCGCGGCCAACATGACCGCGGTGTCGGGCCGCCGGATGGCCGAGACCCTGGCGCGCCGCGGGGGCATGGCGATCATCCCGCAGGACATCCCCGGCCCGGTGGTGGCCGACGTGGTCAGCTGGGTCAAGCAGCGCCACCCGGTCTTCGAGACCCCGATCGTGCTCGACCCCGAGCACACCGTGGCCGACGCGCTGGCCCTCATCCCCAAGCGCTCGCACCGCGCCGCCTTCGTCGTCGTCGACGGCCGGCCCGTCGGCGTAGTGTCCGAGGACGACTGCATCGGGGTCGACCGGTTCACCCAGGTCCAGACGGTGATGAGCGCGACGGTCTCCTCGCTGCGCGACGACGTCGAGCCCCGGGCCGCCTTCGAGCAGCTCGAGCGGGAGCGCCGGCGGCTGGCGCCGGTCGTCGACGCGGACGGGCGCCTGGTGGGCGTGCTCACCCGCACCTCCGCCCTCCGGGCGACCATCTACACCCCGGCCCTCGACGCCTCCGGGCGCCTCAAGGTCGGCGCGGCGATCGGCGTCAACGGTGACGTCCGCGCCAAGGCGAAGGAGATGCTCGCCCTCGGTGCCGACTGCCTGGTGCTCGACACCGCCCACGGCCACCAGGAGCGGATGCTCGAGGCGCTGGCCGCCGTGCGCGAGCTCGACCCGCAGGTGCCCGTCGTGGCCGGCAACGTCGTGTCCGCAGAGGGCACCCGCGACCTCGTCCAGGCCGGTGCCGACATCGTGAAGGTCGGCGTCGGTCCCGGCGCGATGTGCACGACCCGCATGATGACCGGCGTCGGGCGGCCTCAGTTCTCCTCGGTCCTGGAGTGCGCCCGCCAGGCCGAGGAGCTCGGCGCCCACGTCTGGGCCGACGGGGGAGTGCGGCACCCGCGCGACGTCGCGCTGGCCCTCGCTGCCGGGGCGAGCGCGGTGATGGTGGGCTCGTGGTTCGCCGGCACCCACGAGAGCCCGGGAGACCTCCACGAGGACGCCGAGGGCAGGCGCTACAAGGAGAGCTTCGGCATGGCCTCGGCCCGGGCGGTCGCCAACCGGACGACGACGGAGTCGGCCTTCGACCGGGCCCGCAAGGGCCTCTACGAGGAGGGGATCTCCTCCAGCCGGATGTACCTCGCGCCGGGGCGTCCCGGCGTGGAGGACCTGCTCGACCAGGTCTGCGCAGGAGTGCGGTCCTCGTTCACCTACGCCGGTGCGCGGACCGTGCCGGAGTTCACCGACCGTGCGGTGGTCGGGGTCCAGTCGGCCTCCGGCTTCCACGAGGGAAGGCCGTTGCCGGCGGGCTGGTGA
- a CDS encoding Uma2 family endonuclease, producing MTIVTTLPWSRPLTAADLELMPDDGHRYELLDGALIVTPSPVPRHQLASSRLQGLLIAACPDDLVVLSAPCDVVLADDTVLQPDLLVTDRASVVANRKVTAPVLVVEILSPSTRMLDLHTKRARFELSGIASYWVVDPTTPSLTAWELRDGAYAQVAHAEADEPWTATAPYGLTVTAAELLR from the coding sequence ATGACGATCGTGACGACCCTGCCATGGAGTAGGCCGCTCACCGCGGCCGATCTCGAGCTGATGCCCGATGACGGGCACCGCTACGAGCTGCTCGACGGGGCCCTGATCGTGACGCCGTCCCCGGTCCCTCGGCACCAGCTCGCCTCGAGCCGGCTCCAAGGGCTCCTCATCGCCGCCTGTCCGGATGACCTCGTCGTGCTGTCCGCGCCGTGCGACGTGGTGCTGGCCGACGACACCGTGCTGCAGCCCGATCTGCTCGTGACAGATCGGGCGTCGGTCGTGGCGAACCGCAAGGTCACGGCACCGGTCCTGGTGGTCGAGATCCTCTCGCCCAGCACGCGGATGCTCGACCTCCACACCAAGCGCGCCCGCTTCGAGCTCAGCGGCATCGCGTCCTACTGGGTCGTCGACCCGACGACCCCGTCACTCACCGCCTGGGAGCTCCGCGACGGCGCCTACGCCCAGGTGGCTCACGCCGAGGCCGACGAGCCTTGGACCGCGACCGCGCCCTACGGGCTCACGGTCACCGCAGCGGAACTGCTCCGCTGA
- a CDS encoding IS110 family transposase, with amino-acid sequence MEATPARITFAGIDWSWQHHAVCVIDAQGHRLEEATLPHSRSGLAKITALLRRHEITQVGIERGDGPVVEHLLREGFEVVVISARQVKSLRDRYGSAGNKDDRFDAFVLADALRTDAGRWAIVRPDTPETVALRMLVRARQDLVGHRIAVHNQLLAVLQHNFPGAIGLFSGLDIAISLAFLRRFPSEAKAAWLSQSRLAHWLKANAYCGRQTPAELVAHLHEAATGRVDGAAAEASELIVLTLVELLTTLRRQQTALETRIKEALLAHPDGPIFQSLPRSGTVRAATLLAEIGDCRARFPDAGALAAAAGVAPSTRQSGTFRNVGYRRGCNKHLRDALVDWAQDTPRANAWARDTYDRARQRGARHPHAARILAQGWTRILWRCWTDHQPYNPDLHGRLNDLQHQAA; translated from the coding sequence ATGGAGGCTACGCCCGCACGAATCACCTTTGCCGGGATCGACTGGTCCTGGCAGCACCACGCGGTCTGCGTGATCGACGCGCAGGGTCACCGGCTCGAGGAAGCCACGCTCCCGCACTCGCGTTCCGGCCTGGCCAAGATCACCGCGCTGCTGCGCCGCCACGAGATCACGCAGGTCGGAATCGAACGTGGCGACGGACCGGTCGTCGAGCACCTCCTGCGCGAGGGGTTCGAGGTCGTCGTGATCTCCGCACGCCAGGTCAAGTCCCTGCGGGACCGCTATGGCTCGGCGGGCAACAAGGACGACCGCTTCGACGCCTTCGTCCTGGCCGACGCGCTGCGCACCGACGCCGGACGCTGGGCGATCGTGCGTCCCGATACCCCCGAGACGGTGGCACTTCGGATGCTGGTCCGCGCCCGCCAAGACCTGGTCGGGCACCGGATCGCGGTCCACAACCAGCTGCTCGCGGTGCTGCAGCACAACTTCCCCGGCGCGATCGGCCTGTTCAGCGGCCTCGACATCGCCATCAGCCTGGCGTTCCTGCGCCGCTTCCCCTCCGAGGCCAAAGCCGCCTGGCTCTCGCAGAGCCGGCTGGCGCACTGGCTCAAGGCCAACGCCTACTGCGGACGCCAGACACCCGCCGAGCTCGTGGCACATCTCCATGAGGCCGCGACCGGACGCGTCGATGGAGCAGCCGCTGAGGCGAGCGAGCTCATCGTCCTGACCCTGGTCGAGCTGCTCACCACCCTGCGACGCCAGCAGACCGCGCTCGAGACCCGGATCAAAGAAGCACTGCTCGCCCACCCCGACGGACCGATCTTCCAGTCCCTGCCCCGCTCCGGCACCGTCCGCGCCGCCACCCTGCTCGCCGAGATCGGCGACTGCCGGGCTCGCTTCCCCGACGCGGGCGCTCTGGCCGCCGCCGCCGGCGTCGCACCCTCCACCCGGCAGTCCGGGACTTTCCGCAACGTGGGCTACCGACGCGGCTGCAACAAACACCTCCGCGACGCCCTCGTCGACTGGGCCCAGGACACCCCACGCGCCAACGCATGGGCCCGCGACACCTACGACCGCGCCCGCCAACGCGGCGCACGCCACCCCCACGCAGCACGGATCCTGGCCCAGGGCTGGACGCGGATCCTCTGGCGCTGCTGGACCGACCACCAGCCCTACAACCCCGACCTACACGGCCGCCTCAACGACCTCCAACACCAGGCCGCTTGA
- a CDS encoding SDR family NAD(P)-dependent oxidoreductase — translation MSIPPELSLDGRVAVVTGAGAADGIGFATASLLGRLGATVVVGATTHRAHDRAADLRALGVEARAAVGDLTDETTVAALARQVLDDLGRVDVLVNNAGMTSLAAPAMDGPGTESGALGSFPHERWRASLSRNLDSAFLVCRAFVPPMAARGWGRVVNVASVTGPVMAIREDPAYAAAKAGLVGLTRSLAVDHASHGVTVNAVAPGWIATGSQTEDESRQGLRTPAGRSGTPAEVAGAVGFLCSDAAGYVTGQCLVVDGGNSIAEERA, via the coding sequence GTGAGCATCCCGCCCGAGCTCTCGCTCGACGGACGTGTCGCGGTGGTGACCGGTGCCGGTGCGGCCGACGGGATCGGGTTCGCCACGGCGTCGCTGCTGGGACGGCTCGGTGCCACCGTCGTGGTCGGGGCGACCACCCACCGCGCTCACGACCGGGCCGCGGACCTGCGGGCCCTCGGGGTCGAGGCGCGGGCCGCGGTCGGCGACCTCACCGACGAGACGACAGTCGCCGCGCTCGCCCGACAGGTGCTGGACGACCTTGGCCGCGTCGACGTCCTGGTCAACAACGCCGGCATGACCAGCCTCGCCGCGCCTGCGATGGACGGCCCGGGCACGGAGTCCGGTGCGCTGGGGTCCTTCCCCCACGAGCGGTGGCGCGCCTCGCTGTCCCGCAACCTCGACTCCGCCTTCCTGGTCTGCCGTGCGTTCGTGCCGCCGATGGCCGCACGCGGGTGGGGTCGCGTGGTCAACGTCGCCTCGGTGACCGGGCCGGTCATGGCCATTCGCGAGGACCCGGCGTACGCCGCGGCCAAGGCCGGCCTGGTCGGCCTGACCCGCTCGCTGGCCGTCGACCACGCGAGCCACGGCGTCACCGTCAACGCGGTCGCCCCGGGCTGGATCGCGACCGGGAGCCAGACCGAGGACGAGTCGAGGCAGGGCCTCCGCACACCGGCCGGACGCAGCGGCACGCCAGCCGAGGTGGCGGGGGCGGTCGGGTTCCTGTGCAGCGACGCCGCGGGCTACGTCACCGGGCAGTGCCTGGTCGTCGACGGCGGCAACAGCATCGCGGAGGAGCGCGCCTGA
- a CDS encoding DUF1295 domain-containing protein, translated as MGSVDLAAFGVSLGWTALAILVVMAVTFAVALRVGKHAVIDVTWGLGFVVVAVVSLLVTGADARGVLVVVMVALWGLRLAGHIYLRSRGHGEDPRYVALLSRAPRSANAYALQRVYLPQAVIMWFVSWAVQAAVTGDGDPGVLAWIGLVVFAVGLFFEAVGDWQLQQFRDDPTSKGKVLDTGLWRYTRHPNYFGDATAWWGIWLVAVDAGGWWTVLSPVVMTWLLAKGTGAALLEKDIHDRRPEYVDYVRRTSGFIPLPPKKHA; from the coding sequence ATGGGCTCGGTCGACCTCGCAGCATTCGGCGTCTCGCTCGGGTGGACCGCGCTCGCGATCCTCGTGGTGATGGCGGTGACCTTCGCAGTCGCCCTACGCGTGGGCAAGCACGCGGTCATCGACGTCACCTGGGGCCTCGGCTTCGTCGTGGTCGCGGTCGTCTCGCTGCTGGTCACCGGTGCCGACGCCCGCGGGGTGCTGGTCGTGGTGATGGTCGCGCTGTGGGGCCTCCGGCTCGCCGGACACATCTACCTGCGCTCGCGCGGTCACGGTGAGGACCCGCGCTACGTAGCCCTGCTGAGCAGGGCCCCCAGGAGCGCCAACGCCTACGCCCTGCAACGGGTCTACCTCCCGCAGGCCGTGATCATGTGGTTCGTCTCCTGGGCCGTCCAGGCCGCGGTCACCGGCGACGGGGACCCAGGCGTCCTCGCGTGGATCGGCCTCGTCGTCTTCGCCGTCGGGCTCTTCTTCGAGGCGGTGGGGGACTGGCAGCTCCAGCAGTTCCGCGACGACCCGACCTCGAAGGGCAAGGTGCTCGACACGGGCCTGTGGCGCTACACCCGCCACCCCAACTACTTCGGCGACGCCACCGCCTGGTGGGGCATCTGGCTCGTCGCGGTGGACGCCGGCGGCTGGTGGACGGTCCTCTCGCCGGTGGTGATGACCTGGCTGCTGGCCAAGGGGACCGGCGCCGCCCTGCTGGAGAAGGACATCCACGACCGCCGACCGGAGTACGTCGACTACGTGCGCCGGACGAGCGGCTTCATTCCCCTGCCCCCCAAGAAGCACGCGTGA
- a CDS encoding cyclopropane-fatty-acyl-phospholipid synthase family protein: MTATLPQSPQTGPTPDQPVAETLLGLLRRVFGGEPPVRVAAWDGSVAGPGDAPTVRITTPKALTRLMYHPGELGLAQAYVTGEIDVEGDLLDGFRRVWALTRERGLTSRLDAGTVVAGLRAMKGLGVLGTPPAPPVTQANLRGRLHTVGRDRDAIAHHYDLSNEFYDFILDRHKAYSCAYFTSDDPSYPLEDAQRDKLDLVCRKLGLDNARPGHRHLDIGCGWGSLSLHAAAAYGVEVVGVTISKEQKAYIDERIVREGLEGRVDVRLQDYREVADGPFDTVSSIEMGEHVGKRNYPVFLAQIERLLTPGGRMLIQQMSRTTRPGGGPFIEAFIAPDMHMRPVGETVALIEEAGLEVRDVHAMREHYVRTVDAWYATFESNWDRVVAMVGEEMARVWRLYLVGGALAFEEGRMGVDQVLAVKSSADGRSGMPWVRDF; the protein is encoded by the coding sequence ATGACCGCCACCTTGCCGCAGTCCCCCCAGACCGGACCGACCCCCGACCAGCCCGTCGCCGAGACCCTGCTCGGGCTGCTGCGACGGGTGTTCGGCGGCGAGCCGCCGGTGCGGGTCGCGGCCTGGGACGGCTCGGTGGCCGGGCCCGGCGACGCGCCGACCGTCCGGATCACCACGCCCAAGGCGCTGACCCGGCTGATGTACCACCCGGGCGAGCTCGGCCTGGCGCAGGCCTACGTCACCGGTGAGATCGACGTCGAGGGCGACCTGCTCGATGGGTTCCGCCGGGTGTGGGCCCTGACCCGCGAGCGAGGCCTCACCTCGCGGCTCGACGCCGGCACGGTCGTGGCGGGGCTCCGGGCGATGAAGGGACTGGGTGTCCTCGGGACGCCGCCCGCCCCACCGGTCACGCAGGCCAACCTGCGCGGACGTCTGCACACGGTCGGCCGGGACCGCGACGCGATCGCCCACCACTACGACCTGAGCAACGAGTTCTACGACTTCATCCTCGACCGGCACAAGGCCTACTCGTGCGCCTACTTCACCAGCGACGACCCGTCGTACCCGTTGGAGGACGCGCAGCGCGACAAGCTCGACCTGGTCTGCCGCAAGCTCGGCCTCGACAACGCGAGGCCCGGTCACCGACACCTCGACATCGGCTGTGGCTGGGGATCGCTCTCGCTGCACGCCGCCGCGGCGTACGGCGTCGAGGTCGTCGGCGTGACGATCTCGAAGGAGCAGAAGGCCTACATCGACGAGCGGATCGTCCGCGAGGGGCTCGAGGGCCGGGTGGACGTGCGGCTCCAGGACTACCGCGAGGTAGCGGACGGGCCGTTCGACACGGTGTCCTCGATCGAGATGGGGGAGCACGTCGGCAAGCGCAACTACCCCGTCTTCCTGGCGCAGATCGAGCGGCTGCTCACGCCCGGCGGCCGCATGCTGATCCAGCAGATGTCGCGCACGACCAGGCCCGGCGGCGGTCCGTTCATCGAGGCGTTCATCGCCCCCGACATGCACATGCGCCCAGTCGGCGAGACGGTCGCGCTGATCGAGGAGGCGGGCCTCGAGGTGCGGGACGTGCACGCGATGCGCGAGCACTACGTCCGCACCGTCGACGCGTGGTACGCCACGTTCGAGTCCAACTGGGACCGCGTCGTCGCGATGGTGGGAGAGGAGATGGCGCGCGTGTGGCGGCTCTACCTCGTCGGGGGCGCGCTGGCCTTCGAGGAGGGCCGCATGGGTGTCGACCAGGTCCTCGCGGTCAAGTCGAGCGCGGACGGCCGCAGCGGGATGCCCTGGGTGCGAGACTTCTGA